A stretch of Novipirellula artificiosorum DNA encodes these proteins:
- a CDS encoding O-antigen ligase family protein, with product MLSCSRSSTVGLDVPRCPAAAELSWLERVAVLAIAVEIPLGIDKYYAYHEQDAEFGAVAGLGISLTSFALIFLYVRWFADASLHRRRMFFRPLFGVPMLIYLVVTLLSALSAVKPILSLFDFALLFHAYALFIFLANRIQTRQDIVFCIVALATAIVVQVLLMFYAVALGLDGDRTYLGPLLIQVWEGKRYAGSMHAPNLAGSTLAAIWLPVSASLLFLRNRRVWWFVLAATMMGLVGILMTQSRGAVLTTFIGVVVITAGLMSRRWVPRWAPVLAVLCCFVSLYPLFHFYQNRLSVDDGGSAASRKHLSLIALEAISQRPIMGYGAGNCHLACRDFADQAEYRAEWYYTTHCKYLLVWVETGIVGLLAFLMILATGFWQGVNVWRSRDPIFSVLGLAVIASIVGGMLHMAVDLFNSRAQVQILWFLLGLNAATFKILYPNRFAQLSRSAPFSATRLATRLESCSVPSTGSS from the coding sequence ATGTTGTCTTGTTCTCGATCCTCTACCGTTGGTCTCGATGTACCTCGATGCCCAGCAGCTGCAGAGCTGAGCTGGCTTGAGCGTGTCGCGGTTTTGGCGATCGCCGTAGAGATTCCACTCGGTATCGACAAGTACTATGCGTACCACGAACAAGATGCCGAGTTTGGCGCCGTTGCTGGGCTAGGGATATCGCTAACCAGCTTCGCCTTGATTTTTCTTTACGTGCGATGGTTTGCAGATGCTTCCCTGCATCGACGTCGAATGTTTTTTCGTCCCCTGTTTGGGGTTCCGATGCTGATCTACTTGGTCGTCACTCTTCTGAGTGCGTTGTCAGCAGTGAAGCCGATTCTGTCGTTATTTGATTTTGCTCTATTGTTTCATGCCTACGCACTTTTCATTTTTCTCGCCAATCGAATTCAGACAAGGCAAGACATTGTATTTTGCATTGTCGCGTTGGCAACGGCAATTGTCGTACAAGTCCTGCTCATGTTCTACGCGGTAGCTCTTGGGCTTGACGGCGATAGAACTTATCTTGGCCCCCTACTCATTCAGGTTTGGGAGGGCAAGCGGTATGCTGGATCGATGCATGCGCCGAACCTTGCTGGTAGCACGCTGGCAGCGATCTGGCTGCCCGTATCCGCCTCGCTGCTATTTCTGCGTAACCGCCGAGTATGGTGGTTCGTTTTGGCGGCGACGATGATGGGGCTTGTTGGAATTTTGATGACCCAGTCTCGAGGTGCCGTGTTAACAACTTTCATCGGTGTTGTGGTTATCACGGCGGGTCTCATGTCGCGTCGCTGGGTACCGAGGTGGGCGCCGGTGCTTGCTGTCTTGTGCTGCTTCGTGAGTCTCTACCCACTATTTCATTTTTATCAAAATCGGCTTTCTGTTGACGATGGCGGGTCTGCTGCCTCACGAAAACATCTGTCATTGATAGCACTGGAAGCTATTTCTCAACGACCGATCATGGGCTATGGTGCCGGAAATTGCCATTTGGCATGCCGGGATTTCGCCGATCAAGCGGAGTACCGTGCCGAGTGGTATTACACCACTCACTGTAAGTACTTGCTGGTATGGGTCGAAACAGGAATTGTCGGGCTGCTCGCTTTCTTGATGATTCTTGCGACCGGATTCTGGCAGGGCGTTAACGTGTGGCGTTCGAGAGATCCGATTTTTTCGGTCCTCGGACTTGCGGTCATCGCTTCGATCGTGGGTGGGATGTTGCACATGGCGGTTGATTTATTCAATTCACGAGCGCAGGTTCAGATTCTGTGGTTCCTGCTTGGCTTGAACGCGGCCACGTTTAAGATCTTGTATCCGAATAGGTTTGCACAACTCTCGCGATCAGCACCGTTTTCAGCGACACGTCTCGCCACACGACTCGAATCATGTTCCGTTCCGTCCACTGGTTCATCTTGA
- a CDS encoding GumC family protein codes for MHKRLIAFCTLIGILAGWFAILAWPRTYLSEAKLIVRVGRENVSLDPTATTGSTLLFQKTQQEEIVSVLEVLSSRQIIETVVDNLTPAAILDGQLVGAASQEQAVTDEGSLGDQVLRSYRSVQSSASKSLQKFLLTAGVKESLGDRELAIMKLQSSLAIHSPRDSTVIVIDAKAKTPTMAQAIAKEVTASFLDQHLMASHTEGSLEFFETQSAEVEVQLNRLVEQRSDFMQERKIVSIEGNRSLLQDRLTGIDRDLVIASGELEQAISEINDLKAKIEEADDEIVSSKLAGSNPTWSGMRQQVYELEIQEQELAARSTGDHPMLRVIQAQLEGARKALAELDSQRVDENTTPNPLKMKLREDLQLQQTRVAGLRSMVETKEQQRSEMEQRIDELLDGEEKLTETDRNIRLMDASLQMLREKLEEARVLDELNSKEISNIHVFQPASFVERPVSPKKPMLGAGFLCLGLMTGLGLSFLREGASPTLRTSDDIEFQLGIPVVSTLPAMRRMRTPRLKDQQLMRQKCQALVSEVLLSQGNRSRLHGRSLGVIGVDLGAGASTLAVNLATVSSTDFNMKTMLVDADNRQRSVSKRFGLNGSPGLVELVGGHASHDECVQRADNVAVDLVASAADNCDAVLTSGPAEIVQALQAYQHECDLMVVDLPAASDPNQAIALAQHLDCVLVVVESEKTLLAAAERLLSRLADSETNVVGVVLNKTRCYLPRVMRGFVHPRV; via the coding sequence ATGCACAAGCGGCTAATCGCCTTTTGCACGTTGATAGGCATTTTGGCGGGCTGGTTCGCGATTCTCGCTTGGCCGCGAACGTACCTATCCGAAGCAAAATTGATTGTTCGCGTTGGGCGAGAAAATGTATCACTTGACCCCACGGCGACGACGGGATCCACCTTGCTGTTCCAGAAAACACAGCAGGAGGAAATTGTATCGGTTTTAGAGGTTCTCAGTAGTCGACAAATTATTGAGACGGTTGTTGATAATCTAACGCCAGCGGCAATTTTGGACGGCCAGTTGGTAGGGGCTGCCTCTCAAGAGCAGGCAGTGACTGACGAGGGTTCGTTGGGTGATCAAGTTTTGCGATCTTATCGGTCCGTCCAATCTTCCGCATCCAAATCGCTGCAGAAGTTTTTGTTGACGGCTGGGGTGAAGGAAAGCCTTGGTGATCGTGAACTCGCGATTATGAAGCTGCAATCGTCTCTTGCAATCCATTCGCCTCGCGATTCCACCGTGATCGTGATTGACGCGAAAGCGAAGACACCGACGATGGCTCAGGCGATTGCGAAAGAAGTCACAGCATCGTTTTTGGATCAACACTTGATGGCTTCGCACACGGAAGGGTCGCTTGAATTCTTTGAAACCCAGTCAGCGGAAGTCGAAGTTCAGCTGAATCGTTTGGTTGAGCAACGCAGTGATTTCATGCAAGAGCGAAAAATCGTTTCGATCGAGGGCAACCGCTCTTTGTTGCAGGACCGATTGACGGGTATCGATCGCGACCTGGTCATCGCATCGGGTGAGCTGGAGCAGGCGATTTCGGAAATCAATGACCTGAAAGCGAAGATTGAAGAAGCGGACGATGAGATCGTTTCCTCCAAGCTTGCCGGTTCCAATCCGACGTGGAGTGGGATGCGGCAGCAGGTTTACGAACTTGAAATTCAGGAGCAAGAACTCGCTGCTCGAAGCACAGGCGACCATCCCATGCTTCGAGTCATTCAAGCCCAGCTTGAGGGTGCTCGGAAAGCGTTAGCGGAATTGGACAGTCAGCGAGTCGATGAAAATACAACCCCGAATCCGTTGAAGATGAAGCTTCGTGAGGACTTACAACTCCAGCAGACTCGCGTCGCTGGTTTGCGGTCGATGGTTGAAACGAAGGAGCAGCAGCGAAGTGAAATGGAGCAGCGTATTGACGAGTTGCTCGACGGAGAAGAAAAGCTGACGGAGACGGACCGCAATATCCGATTGATGGACGCCAGCCTTCAAATGTTGCGCGAGAAGCTGGAAGAGGCCCGAGTACTGGATGAGCTGAATTCCAAGGAAATCTCAAACATACACGTTTTCCAGCCTGCTTCGTTTGTGGAGCGGCCGGTCAGCCCGAAGAAACCCATGCTGGGTGCTGGGTTTCTTTGCCTTGGTTTGATGACTGGGCTTGGATTATCCTTTTTGAGAGAAGGCGCATCGCCAACCCTGCGAACCAGCGATGATATTGAGTTCCAGCTCGGTATCCCAGTGGTCTCGACGCTGCCTGCGATGCGAAGGATGAGGACGCCGCGATTGAAGGATCAACAGCTGATGCGGCAGAAGTGTCAAGCACTCGTCTCCGAAGTGCTCCTGTCCCAGGGTAATCGATCGCGGCTGCATGGACGGTCGCTTGGAGTGATTGGTGTTGACTTGGGTGCCGGAGCGAGCACGCTGGCGGTCAATCTGGCGACGGTTAGCAGTACCGACTTTAACATGAAGACAATGTTAGTCGATGCCGATAACCGACAACGTTCCGTTTCCAAGCGGTTCGGCCTCAATGGTTCTCCCGGTCTGGTTGAACTCGTTGGTGGGCATGCATCTCATGATGAGTGCGTTCAACGAGCGGATAATGTGGCGGTTGATCTGGTTGCATCGGCAGCGGACAACTGCGACGCCGTGTTGACCAGTGGCCCGGCTGAGATCGTTCAGGCACTGCAAGCGTATCAGCACGAATGTGACTTGATGGTCGTCGATTTGCCTGCTGCGAGTGACCCCAATCAAGCGATCGCATTGGCTCAGCATCTCGACTGTGTGTTGGTCGTTGTGGAATCCGAAAAAACGCTTTTGGCCGCTGCGGAAAGATTGTTGTCTCGACTTGCTGATAGCGAGACAAACGTTGTAGGCGTCGTCCTTAACAAGACGCGTTGTTACCTGCCGAGAGTGATGCGGGGGTTTGTCCATCCTCGGGTCTAA
- a CDS encoding glycosyltransferase gives MRVLMICPELPRLESPGTMAPGARQIESLRRLGLSIDVVDMRGIPKLKYLQVIPRIRRLVRDVDVIHAHFGYCGWLGYLAPVLTRPRKPLVVSFMGSDLLGSPYNVQGDLHRFSKFMVRINKKLAWKASRVIVKSAEMAGVIAPAPSVVIPNGVDVELFRPIDRVSARTELGLPLDRKLVLFPGNPDDPRKNHALAAEATRIASSISDQSIDLVPLWRVQPEQVAVYMNACDVMVMTSLLEGSPNVVKEAMACNTPVVGVPVGDVEQLLEGVEGCEFCSRDPNEVGDAILRAFQAPHVAARESILERGLDSESVARRISTVYEQALGDD, from the coding sequence ATGCGGGTCTTAATGATTTGTCCTGAACTTCCTCGTTTGGAATCGCCGGGAACCATGGCCCCTGGGGCGCGACAGATTGAATCGCTTCGCCGACTCGGACTGTCGATTGATGTTGTCGATATGCGAGGCATTCCCAAGCTGAAATACTTGCAAGTTATTCCACGTATCCGCAGATTGGTTCGAGACGTCGATGTCATTCACGCACACTTTGGTTACTGCGGTTGGCTCGGCTATCTCGCTCCCGTTTTGACGCGTCCGAGAAAACCACTTGTCGTTTCGTTCATGGGGAGCGATTTGCTTGGATCGCCCTACAATGTCCAGGGAGATCTCCACCGGTTTAGCAAGTTCATGGTTCGCATCAACAAGAAGCTGGCTTGGAAAGCGAGTCGGGTCATTGTCAAGAGTGCAGAAATGGCCGGTGTCATTGCGCCGGCTCCTTCCGTCGTCATTCCGAACGGGGTTGACGTTGAACTTTTTCGGCCGATCGATCGCGTCAGTGCTCGAACCGAGCTCGGTTTACCGCTGGATCGGAAATTGGTCCTTTTTCCCGGCAACCCAGATGATCCACGCAAGAACCATGCGCTGGCAGCCGAAGCGACTCGGATTGCGTCGAGCATCAGCGACCAATCGATCGACTTGGTGCCGCTGTGGCGTGTTCAGCCAGAGCAGGTGGCGGTCTATATGAATGCGTGCGATGTGATGGTGATGACGAGTCTGCTGGAAGGGTCCCCCAATGTGGTGAAAGAGGCGATGGCTTGTAATACGCCGGTTGTGGGCGTACCGGTGGGCGACGTTGAACAATTACTCGAGGGTGTTGAGGGCTGCGAATTTTGTTCTCGTGATCCCAACGAAGTCGGCGATGCCATTCTACGAGCGTTTCAGGCGCCTCATGTTGCCGCACGCGAATCCATCCTGGAACGTGGGCTGGATTCCGAAAGTGTGGCGAGACGCATTTCAACCGTTTACGAGCAGGCACTGGGTGATGATTGA
- a CDS encoding glycosyltransferase family 4 protein produces the protein MRIAWVTYGFEEYSAYHVNALCQEHECLVVIPGDEDGATRCPIDPSIDLYAFSKPRLREPFKQWLCARRILKRVHDFHPDVVHFQGGHMWFNFALNSLRRYPLVLTIHDPRHHAGDRNSRKTPQWLMDYGFRKADHVIVHGEALAVEVNEIFALERERIHVVPMIARGEETVGNEVEEDQNLILFFGRIWDYKGLDQLIAAQPLINDVVPDARIMIAGQGEDFGRYRALMQDSSKFIVHNEWVSDELRAQFFQRSAIVALPYNEATQSGVVPVAYNYGKPVVATRVGALPECIDDGVTGLLIPPRDPQAIADAVIDLLKNPERRRQMGRAGKAKLDRECSPSVVAQRTADAYRSAIKYRGKHATGAVSLERQEDLQCGS, from the coding sequence ATGAGAATCGCTTGGGTTACATACGGATTTGAGGAGTATAGCGCATATCATGTCAATGCGCTATGCCAAGAGCATGAATGTTTGGTTGTTATACCGGGGGATGAGGACGGGGCAACGCGTTGCCCGATTGATCCTTCAATCGATCTATATGCATTTTCCAAACCGCGCCTTCGTGAACCATTCAAGCAATGGTTATGTGCCCGAAGGATTTTAAAGCGCGTTCACGATTTCCACCCCGATGTGGTTCACTTTCAAGGCGGGCACATGTGGTTTAATTTTGCTCTCAATTCACTTCGTAGGTACCCACTTGTCTTAACGATTCACGACCCACGTCATCACGCAGGGGACAGGAACTCGCGAAAGACCCCCCAATGGTTAATGGATTACGGTTTTCGAAAGGCCGATCATGTGATTGTTCATGGAGAGGCATTGGCCGTGGAAGTCAATGAAATCTTTGCGCTCGAACGTGAGCGAATTCATGTGGTCCCCATGATTGCAAGAGGGGAAGAAACGGTGGGCAATGAAGTTGAAGAGGACCAGAATTTGATTTTGTTTTTTGGGCGAATCTGGGACTACAAAGGTCTTGATCAGCTGATCGCCGCTCAACCATTGATCAATGATGTTGTTCCGGATGCGAGGATCATGATCGCCGGGCAGGGAGAAGATTTTGGTAGATATAGGGCTCTTATGCAAGATTCGTCGAAGTTCATCGTGCACAATGAGTGGGTAAGCGATGAGCTGCGAGCACAGTTCTTTCAGCGGTCCGCAATCGTTGCACTTCCCTACAACGAAGCTACTCAGAGCGGTGTCGTGCCAGTTGCTTACAACTATGGCAAACCGGTCGTTGCGACCCGTGTTGGCGCGTTACCAGAGTGCATCGACGACGGCGTGACGGGACTGTTGATTCCACCCCGCGATCCGCAAGCGATTGCTGACGCCGTAATTGACCTGCTGAAGAATCCTGAGCGTCGACGCCAGATGGGAAGGGCGGGCAAGGCGAAACTCGATCGTGAATGCTCGCCAAGCGTTGTGGCCCAACGGACCGCAGATGCCTACCGATCGGCGATCAAGTACCGTGGAAAGCATGCGACAGGTGCTGTGTCGCTGGAGCGTCAAGAGGATTTGCAATGCGGGTCTTAA
- a CDS encoding glycosyltransferase family 4 protein: MIEVLNTDQSEMRPKRILMLLENQSFPDDVRVLLEAEALLAAGYELTVICPTGDSRQWFERVGECRVYRYPQPFEAHGFLGYVFEYGYSLTALFLWSLYVFVRHGFDVVHVHTPPDMTAMIAIFYKVFGKRFVFDLHDLSPELYLARRQDDRPNIVYKLLLFFERLACRGADRLIATNASQRDIQVNRCGADEKDCSIVRNGPNGLFLSEVQAKQDLVDRKKITLGYVGAIGIQDGVDYMVRAVHELKVQHQREDFIAVIVGDGPAMKQLRKLAVDLDVQELICFTGGIPFASVPAYIAAFDICLTPDPSNAYNDSCTTIKTMEYMALRKPTVCFRTRENQLTAGDAALYANNNDVSEFSRLVCQLMDEPLLRASMGEIARARIDNGLTWKHQAVSLVSLYESLFDPSI, encoded by the coding sequence ATGATTGAGGTGCTAAACACCGATCAGTCGGAAATGCGGCCGAAGCGAATTCTCATGTTATTGGAGAACCAGAGTTTTCCCGATGATGTTCGCGTGCTTCTTGAAGCCGAAGCCTTGCTCGCGGCAGGGTACGAACTGACCGTGATTTGTCCAACGGGCGATTCGCGTCAATGGTTCGAGAGGGTAGGTGAGTGCCGAGTCTATCGGTACCCTCAACCATTTGAAGCTCATGGTTTTTTGGGCTATGTGTTCGAATACGGCTACAGTCTGACGGCCTTGTTTTTATGGTCTTTGTATGTGTTTGTACGGCATGGATTCGATGTTGTGCATGTCCACACACCACCAGACATGACCGCAATGATCGCCATCTTCTACAAAGTGTTCGGCAAACGTTTTGTATTTGATTTGCACGATTTATCACCCGAACTCTATTTGGCACGTCGTCAAGACGACCGACCGAACATCGTCTACAAACTCTTGTTGTTCTTTGAACGCCTAGCGTGCCGTGGGGCAGATCGCCTGATTGCAACGAACGCGAGTCAGCGGGATATTCAAGTCAATCGGTGTGGCGCGGATGAAAAAGACTGTAGCATTGTGCGCAATGGACCCAATGGCCTCTTCCTGAGTGAGGTCCAAGCGAAACAGGACCTTGTTGATCGAAAGAAGATCACACTCGGTTACGTCGGCGCCATCGGCATCCAGGATGGCGTCGATTACATGGTGCGCGCGGTCCACGAACTGAAGGTCCAACACCAACGTGAGGATTTTATCGCTGTGATTGTGGGGGATGGACCGGCAATGAAGCAGCTTCGAAAGCTCGCCGTCGATTTAGATGTCCAGGAGCTTATCTGTTTTACGGGAGGGATCCCCTTCGCCTCCGTTCCTGCCTACATCGCTGCGTTTGATATCTGTCTCACTCCCGACCCCAGTAATGCATACAACGATAGCTGTACAACGATCAAGACGATGGAGTACATGGCACTCCGAAAGCCGACGGTCTGCTTTCGTACACGCGAAAACCAACTAACCGCCGGCGATGCAGCGTTGTATGCCAACAATAACGACGTGTCCGAATTTTCGCGTCTGGTGTGCCAATTGATGGATGAGCCATTGCTGAGAGCATCCATGGGAGAGATCGCACGGGCGAGAATTGACAATGGCTTGACCTGGAAACATCAGGCGGTTTCTCTGGTTTCGCTCTACGAGAGTCTGTTTGATCCATCGATTTGA
- a CDS encoding flippase, producing MKEKETKEFAVIRRHARNAMSLLTSDVLNKATTFVIYLLVARYHGPRAFGQLSLGLMLFYVFQVFATAGLPTIVTRAIAQHSGRTDRYCANGLAAGALAGILSMLALFALAFSMRYDRDTTRLICLLGLGVAPYGMAIILESVFRGRECMHYIAIANVFSNTVKVVGAAALLTYGFDVMAIAVLLVGIRWLILVVEFSFYWKFLQVKRLRIQFRFVKRILLRSFTFLGIDAIIASWSSVNTLLLSKLATEYEVGLFSAACQILQPMALVNRSAVAALFPAMCKSYAMNSAGLRRITSWLAAFLAFFSIPVVVLLVSFAGPVVNLFYGGKDMQQAVPLIKVIASTLVIQSITSVFGNALWAAGRERTVLRIVSFNLVANIVVGFLLIRFYGLVGAAYTYLLISVLNGVQHWYSSNQFLQSSPLDRTVLAPLAAGAMMCLPIVFLASSDPITAAVVSIFVYVACMGLFAMCCEHGSLRNLPARVFAPLIDL from the coding sequence GTGAAAGAAAAAGAAACCAAAGAGTTTGCGGTGATCCGTCGCCACGCGAGGAACGCGATGTCGTTGCTCACCAGCGATGTGCTGAACAAAGCAACGACCTTTGTTATCTACTTGTTGGTAGCGCGGTATCATGGCCCGAGGGCTTTTGGCCAGTTGTCGCTTGGTTTAATGCTGTTCTATGTCTTTCAAGTGTTCGCAACCGCAGGGCTGCCAACGATTGTAACTCGGGCGATTGCTCAACACTCGGGGCGAACCGATCGCTACTGTGCAAATGGGCTTGCCGCAGGAGCTTTGGCCGGAATCCTGTCCATGCTGGCGTTGTTTGCGTTGGCATTTAGTATGCGATACGATCGGGACACGACTCGTCTGATTTGTCTGTTGGGTCTTGGCGTTGCACCGTATGGCATGGCGATCATCCTCGAGTCTGTTTTTCGTGGTCGGGAGTGCATGCACTACATTGCCATCGCGAATGTCTTTTCCAATACGGTCAAAGTCGTCGGCGCTGCTGCTCTGCTCACCTATGGTTTTGATGTGATGGCGATCGCAGTGCTGTTGGTTGGCATTCGATGGTTAATCTTGGTGGTCGAATTTTCTTTTTATTGGAAGTTTTTGCAGGTCAAGCGACTCCGAATCCAGTTTCGATTCGTCAAGCGAATCCTGCTGCGTTCCTTCACGTTCCTTGGAATCGACGCAATTATTGCAAGTTGGTCAAGCGTCAATACGCTGTTGTTGTCGAAGCTTGCGACGGAATATGAAGTTGGGCTGTTTAGTGCTGCCTGCCAGATTCTGCAACCCATGGCATTGGTGAACCGTAGCGCTGTTGCTGCCCTCTTCCCCGCTATGTGCAAGAGCTATGCAATGAACTCGGCTGGCTTGCGGCGGATTACATCTTGGTTGGCTGCGTTCTTGGCGTTTTTTAGCATTCCTGTTGTTGTGTTGCTCGTTTCATTTGCTGGACCTGTTGTCAACCTCTTTTACGGTGGCAAAGACATGCAACAAGCCGTTCCACTGATCAAGGTGATCGCAAGCACTCTGGTGATTCAGAGCATCACGTCTGTGTTTGGAAATGCGTTGTGGGCGGCCGGGCGTGAACGGACGGTGTTGCGTATTGTTTCATTCAATCTGGTTGCCAATATCGTTGTAGGCTTTTTGCTCATTCGGTTTTATGGGTTGGTGGGTGCTGCCTACACCTATTTGCTGATTTCTGTTTTGAATGGCGTTCAGCATTGGTATTCCTCCAATCAGTTTCTGCAATCCAGTCCGCTTGACAGGACGGTTCTTGCACCTCTTGCTGCCGGGGCAATGATGTGCCTGCCGATCGTTTTTCTGGCGAGTAGCGATCCCATCACGGCGGCCGTCGTTTCCATTTTTGTGTACGTCGCATGCATGGGGCTTTTTGCGATGTGTTGTGAGCATGGAAGTCTACGCAACTTACCTGCTCGTGTTTTCGCGCCACTGATTGATCTTTAA